In Paenibacillus sp. 1781tsa1, one DNA window encodes the following:
- a CDS encoding spore germination protein — MNPTNQAFSELKMNISYVEQSLYCTDDLKQQQLLLNGVQSVLLYIDSLVDQEIIQTHVLTALNEHAHAEIYPSFTTLESRKETNLQIGVDSIIQGKCLYILDGYPEFYILSTEKMYVRSTTEPENEGVIRGPHNGFIEQLSVNLNLLRRQIISPSLIVRYFNVGEKTHTKIAVVYLQDLANPELVNEVKERITSISSDMVLAPGFIEEFIEDNPFSLFPQQLNTERPDRVIANLMEGRVAILAEGSPSALIAPVTFFAFYQSPDDYHGRWIVSSFLRLIRMMSFVIAFTLPAVYIATISFHSAILPIELAHTIKKSLENIPFPALVEAMLLELIFEVLREAGVRLPSRVGQTIGIVGGLVIGDAIVRAGLVSYTMIIVVSLTAISSFLVPSHEMSSAVRILRFPMMIGAALFGYIGIAFGLVILTIHLCKMENFGSPYFAPVAPFRLADMKDVWIRFPIWALRQRPHDARPQKLNQQKFSRSWKKRE; from the coding sequence ATGAACCCAACCAATCAGGCATTCTCTGAATTAAAAATGAATATTTCTTATGTGGAACAGTCCCTCTACTGTACAGACGATTTGAAACAACAACAGCTTCTACTTAATGGTGTACAGAGTGTGCTTCTCTATATCGATTCACTTGTAGATCAGGAGATCATTCAAACACATGTCTTAACAGCACTAAATGAGCATGCTCATGCGGAAATCTATCCATCGTTCACCACATTAGAAAGTCGAAAAGAAACGAATCTGCAAATTGGAGTAGACTCAATCATTCAAGGTAAATGTCTGTACATACTTGATGGATACCCGGAGTTTTACATTCTTTCTACCGAGAAGATGTATGTCCGTAGCACAACCGAACCGGAAAACGAAGGTGTTATTCGAGGGCCGCACAATGGTTTCATAGAGCAACTTTCCGTTAATTTGAATCTGCTTCGTAGACAAATTATAAGTCCGTCTTTAATCGTTCGATATTTTAACGTTGGCGAGAAGACACATACCAAAATTGCAGTTGTATACCTTCAAGACTTAGCCAATCCGGAGTTGGTAAACGAAGTTAAAGAGCGAATCACATCCATATCTTCAGATATGGTGCTGGCTCCAGGATTTATTGAAGAGTTTATCGAGGATAATCCCTTTTCTCTCTTCCCTCAGCAACTCAATACCGAAAGGCCTGACCGGGTTATTGCCAACTTGATGGAAGGACGTGTCGCCATACTTGCCGAAGGCAGCCCTTCAGCTCTTATCGCTCCAGTGACGTTTTTTGCTTTTTACCAGAGTCCGGATGATTATCATGGTCGCTGGATTGTCAGTTCCTTTTTACGGTTAATTCGAATGATGAGTTTTGTCATTGCTTTTACATTACCTGCTGTTTATATTGCGACCATTTCCTTTCACTCCGCTATTTTACCGATCGAGCTGGCACACACAATAAAGAAATCATTGGAGAACATCCCCTTTCCTGCACTTGTAGAGGCAATGTTGCTTGAATTGATCTTTGAAGTATTAAGGGAAGCCGGAGTCCGACTTCCGAGCCGAGTGGGACAGACCATCGGTATCGTTGGCGGTTTGGTTATCGGAGATGCTATCGTTCGAGCGGGACTTGTATCCTACACCATGATTATTGTGGTATCACTAACAGCTATCTCGTCATTTTTGGTACCTTCGCATGAGATGAGCTCAGCGGTACGTATTCTCCGCTTTCCAATGATGATTGGAGCTGCGCTTTTTGGATATATCGGTATCGCATTTGGTTTGGTAATTCTAACCATCCACTTATGTAAGATGGAAAACTTCGGATCGCCTTATTTTGCTCCAGTCGCCCCCTTCCGATTAGCTGACATGAAGGATGTATGGATCCGATTTCCTATTTGGGCACTTCGTCAGCGTCCTCATGATGCAAGGCCGCAGAAATTAAACCAGCAGAAGTTCTCTAGGAGTTGGAAAAAACGTGAATAA
- a CDS encoding Ger(x)C family spore germination protein, which produces MSKRGKNLVLPILLMVMTGCWDQDSLKDARLANASAYDITSEGEIIQTLEIVDDSESQQGSNGNEVHSGTGRSVRQSTDRIRAKVTGDIRFFKYGMILYGNKLAQNDIYPYLDVLYREPDYPTSHVKIAIVDGEAGDLLHQKRVGSILIGEFITKKIKSLEELCIFPEMTLETLLPPMLDPGQDFTLPYLFKKGEEIDARGIALFHGQRFRGSLSIEQAPLYVIMSGKWNKTARFVKKIHPGPSNNPRNYITYEANTKKIKRKLAVKVAHDSQIDVNLHIELPVTIVEYAMNHLQEKETIERLNRKLSDDMTQEAEQIIKTLQQSGCDSFGIGRHLIAHHPDLWKNLDWNQQYAQVRFHPEVKVTIIGNGVLN; this is translated from the coding sequence ATGAGTAAACGAGGAAAAAACCTTGTCCTGCCGATCCTGCTTATGGTGATGACGGGATGCTGGGATCAGGATAGTTTGAAAGATGCCAGACTGGCTAATGCTTCAGCGTATGATATCACCTCAGAAGGTGAAATCATACAAACGCTCGAAATTGTCGATGATTCTGAGAGTCAACAAGGGAGCAACGGTAATGAAGTCCACTCAGGTACCGGGAGATCCGTCCGACAAAGCACGGATAGAATCCGCGCTAAAGTGACGGGTGATATCCGTTTCTTCAAATATGGGATGATCTTATACGGCAACAAACTCGCACAAAATGATATCTACCCATACTTGGATGTCTTATATCGAGAACCTGATTACCCGACCTCACATGTGAAAATTGCCATTGTGGATGGAGAGGCCGGCGATTTGTTACACCAAAAAAGAGTGGGTAGCATATTGATTGGTGAGTTTATAACGAAAAAAATTAAGAGTTTGGAGGAATTATGCATTTTTCCTGAAATGACGTTAGAGACCCTTCTCCCACCCATGCTGGATCCGGGACAGGACTTTACGTTGCCTTATCTATTTAAGAAGGGAGAGGAAATTGATGCTCGGGGAATCGCTCTGTTTCATGGGCAAAGGTTCAGAGGGAGTCTTAGTATCGAACAGGCTCCCCTATACGTTATTATGAGTGGTAAATGGAATAAAACAGCGCGATTTGTCAAAAAGATTCATCCTGGTCCTTCCAATAATCCACGGAACTATATCACTTACGAAGCGAATACCAAAAAAATCAAACGTAAACTCGCGGTAAAGGTTGCACATGATAGCCAAATTGATGTGAATCTCCATATCGAACTTCCAGTAACGATTGTTGAGTATGCAATGAATCATCTTCAGGAAAAGGAAACGATTGAACGTCTGAACCGTAAATTATCCGATGACATGACTCAGGAAGCAGAACAAATTATCAAGACACTTCAGCAGAGCGGGTGTGATTCCTTCGGTATTGGCAGACATTTAATAGCCCATCACCCGGACTTGTGGAAAAACCTAGACTGGAATCAACAGTATGCGCAAGTCCGTTTTCACCCGGAAGTAAAAGTTACAATAATCGGCAATGGTGTGTTAAATTAA
- a CDS encoding YafY family protein, with translation MKKVERINTITRYINNRAHFTISEIMREFNISRSTAIRDIREIEAMGMPLVAEVGRDGGYFVMNNSLLPTVRFTDNEIKALFIAFMATRNQQLPYLKSRQSLAEKLLGLISENQQDDLVHLNQILLFEGTNPHNPDLLDLSDLPHPTLEKLIQILLIERYLLVTVQEDKKTKSYPIVLLHLHHQKGHWIIEGFDLEEENRRIISVDNLIRVEAYPTKKRPSMKKIVEQLKRNTQEEVINLVLELGPKAIAQFKKYHPLKFSIAYTNPYQTTALLKAFTNVHNVDELTEITNWLLFLGEDIKVKEIPEEVLNAVQERFNLYQLKQ, from the coding sequence ATGAAAAAAGTTGAACGCATTAATACCATCACGCGGTATATCAATAACCGAGCGCACTTTACCATTTCTGAAATCATGCGAGAATTTAACATTTCGCGTTCGACAGCCATTCGAGATATCAGAGAAATTGAAGCCATGGGAATGCCACTAGTCGCTGAAGTTGGGCGCGACGGGGGTTATTTTGTCATGAACAACTCCCTTCTGCCTACGGTCCGGTTTACCGATAATGAAATTAAAGCGTTATTCATTGCCTTTATGGCGACAAGAAATCAACAACTTCCTTATCTGAAGAGTCGTCAATCTTTGGCTGAAAAATTATTGGGCCTCATCTCAGAGAATCAGCAAGATGACCTTGTGCATCTGAATCAAATATTACTTTTTGAGGGGACCAATCCCCATAATCCAGACTTGTTAGATCTGTCAGACCTGCCCCACCCAACCTTGGAGAAACTCATCCAAATTCTTCTTATCGAACGTTATTTGTTAGTTACTGTCCAAGAAGACAAAAAAACAAAGTCCTATCCCATCGTTCTATTACACCTTCATCATCAAAAAGGCCATTGGATCATTGAAGGTTTTGACTTAGAGGAAGAAAATAGACGAATCATATCTGTCGACAATCTCATCCGTGTAGAAGCATATCCGACGAAAAAAAGACCCAGTATGAAAAAGATTGTAGAACAACTCAAACGAAATACGCAGGAAGAGGTCATCAACCTTGTTCTGGAACTTGGCCCAAAGGCGATTGCGCAATTCAAAAAATACCATCCTTTAAAGTTTTCGATTGCCTATACGAATCCGTACCAAACGACAGCCCTTCTAAAGGCATTTACGAATGTTCATAACGTAGACGAATTAACTGAAATTACCAATTGGTTGCTTTTTCTAGGTGAAGATATCAAAGTTAAGGAAATTCCGGAGGAAGTCCTAAACGCTGTACAAGAGAGATTTAACTTATACCAGTTGAAGCAGTGA
- a CDS encoding HesB/YadR/YfhF family protein, with amino-acid sequence MISFVVSDQAIDSFKNEWELEKGQYVRIYAKYVGGGSDAFTIGINASATPVDPALVQSIGGFHFFVEKTDAWILEDELLQIDCNENGIFSSKISY; translated from the coding sequence ATGATCTCATTTGTAGTATCTGATCAAGCGATCGATTCATTTAAGAATGAATGGGAGTTGGAAAAGGGCCAATATGTAAGGATTTATGCAAAATATGTTGGAGGAGGCTCCGATGCTTTTACAATTGGCATCAATGCGAGTGCTACACCAGTCGATCCCGCTTTGGTTCAATCCATTGGAGGCTTTCATTTCTTTGTTGAAAAAACAGATGCCTGGATCCTGGAGGATGAACTTCTCCAAATTGACTGTAATGAAAATGGCATATTTTCAAGCAAAATCTCCTATTGA
- a CDS encoding GerAB/ArcD/ProY family transporter, with product MNKETTITRGQLFLLIMKFEIGVDILSLPYRIHLLSKGGGWISVFLGGFLIQLVILLCWLLMRRFPNSSIYDIVTLITGKWMGKLLIIAYVGYFLLMGTSVLVNAYGVVNRWMLQDTPRWAILALFLFSSIYLVRQKLRIIARVLVLISFLVLPMMVLISYGLKEVNLLYLLPLTEAGWPNIISGSTETLMAMFGFEFFLVVFPMVEGSSGGKLKSITLASAVVVMLYAFTVLICSTAFSPQQLDLMPEPVIYLLRSIPLGTMDRADFLFLPIWLISIFGAICGYYYTASYGISYLFKQKHHKKAVPYVVLASCVIAYLPQQREKLELISTIANRSAYFFLMILPLLLLVLSYIMKRKEKMI from the coding sequence GTGAATAAGGAAACAACGATCACTCGGGGACAATTGTTCTTGCTCATCATGAAATTTGAAATCGGGGTAGATATATTGTCTCTCCCTTATCGGATACATCTTTTGTCCAAAGGCGGTGGGTGGATCTCTGTTTTCCTTGGAGGGTTCCTGATTCAACTTGTCATACTGTTATGCTGGCTTTTGATGCGAAGATTCCCGAACTCGTCCATTTATGACATTGTCACGCTGATTACGGGTAAATGGATGGGAAAGTTGCTGATCATTGCCTACGTTGGATATTTCCTATTAATGGGTACTTCTGTCCTGGTGAACGCCTATGGTGTGGTTAACCGCTGGATGCTGCAGGATACTCCAAGGTGGGCTATACTAGCCCTCTTCTTGTTCAGCAGTATCTATTTGGTTCGGCAAAAATTACGAATCATTGCGCGAGTACTTGTACTCATCTCCTTTTTGGTCTTGCCCATGATGGTATTGATCAGTTATGGACTCAAGGAAGTCAATCTGTTATATCTTTTGCCTTTAACCGAAGCAGGATGGCCCAATATCATTAGTGGATCAACCGAAACATTAATGGCTATGTTCGGATTCGAGTTTTTTCTCGTTGTGTTTCCCATGGTTGAAGGTAGTAGCGGTGGAAAACTCAAGTCTATTACTTTGGCAAGTGCTGTAGTTGTGATGTTGTATGCATTTACCGTGCTTATTTGTTCAACGGCTTTTAGTCCGCAGCAACTTGACTTAATGCCTGAACCTGTCATTTATTTGCTCCGTTCGATCCCACTCGGGACTATGGATCGGGCAGATTTTCTGTTCCTCCCCATCTGGTTAATTTCAATTTTTGGGGCGATCTGCGGTTACTACTATACGGCATCTTATGGTATAAGTTATCTCTTCAAACAAAAACACCATAAAAAAGCTGTGCCTTATGTTGTTCTTGCTTCTTGTGTAATTGCCTATCTGCCACAACAGCGGGAAAAACTTGAGTTGATTAGTACGATAGCCAACAGATCGGCTTACTTTTTTCTCATGATCCTGCCTCTGCTACTGTTGGTTCTATCTTATATAATGAAACGAAAAGAGAAGATGATATGA
- a CDS encoding macrolide family glycosyltransferase — protein sequence MARVLVVITPAEGHVNPSLGLVTQLTNNGEEVIYVCTEEYRSRIEQTGAQIITYPFPQDAFSHDPVLKPQEYKHPYQFIYMMVSGIIRRIIPNVLQVIENQKFDYMIFDSLMGWGGTILAEKLGIPAVCSIASFAFVEPLGSNSVLNERETKELYEATMKITTELAEEFQVSIPAMEEIPAHAGQLKLVYTSRYFQPQAEKLDDRFIFTGPSIITRQDAPTFSFELLRERYPQTVYIAMGTILNKNLDFYQLCFEALGDLPVNVVLSSGKYTDMTPLADQVPPNFIVKPYIAQLDMLQHTDVFITHAGMNSTSEALYYNVPMVMIPLTSDQPLVANRVQELGAGITLNKHNLSATDLREALTEVLHNSLYRRQAYLIGESLRQAGGYKRAAEMIMSYMGSGRGSYTI from the coding sequence ATGGCACGTGTATTAGTAGTCATTACTCCAGCTGAAGGACATGTGAATCCATCGTTAGGATTAGTTACTCAGTTGACGAACAATGGTGAGGAAGTCATCTATGTGTGCACGGAGGAGTACCGTTCCCGAATTGAACAAACCGGTGCCCAGATCATTACCTATCCGTTTCCACAAGATGCCTTCTCTCATGATCCGGTGTTGAAACCCCAGGAATACAAGCATCCTTATCAGTTCATTTATATGATGGTAAGCGGTATTATTCGGAGGATCATCCCCAATGTGCTGCAGGTGATCGAGAATCAAAAGTTCGATTATATGATCTTTGATTCCCTGATGGGATGGGGAGGGACTATTCTTGCAGAAAAACTGGGAATTCCAGCGGTGTGCTCGATTGCGTCCTTTGCTTTTGTGGAGCCTCTCGGGTCTAACTCAGTTCTGAATGAGAGGGAGACCAAGGAGCTTTATGAGGCTACGATGAAGATCACAACGGAGTTAGCCGAAGAGTTTCAAGTGAGTATTCCAGCCATGGAAGAGATTCCGGCTCATGCAGGTCAGTTAAAGCTTGTGTACACCAGCCGTTATTTTCAGCCGCAGGCAGAAAAGCTGGATGATCGTTTTATTTTCACGGGTCCTTCGATCATAACACGTCAAGATGCTCCGACCTTCTCGTTTGAGTTGCTTCGTGAACGGTACCCGCAAACCGTGTACATTGCTATGGGTACGATTTTAAATAAGAACTTGGATTTCTATCAGCTTTGCTTTGAAGCATTAGGGGATCTCCCTGTGAATGTTGTTCTGTCTTCAGGAAAGTACACGGACATGACGCCGCTGGCGGATCAAGTTCCTCCTAATTTTATCGTCAAGCCATACATTGCCCAGTTGGACATGTTGCAGCATACCGATGTTTTTATTACACATGCTGGAATGAACAGCACAAGTGAGGCGTTATATTACAACGTTCCGATGGTGATGATTCCATTAACATCGGATCAGCCTCTTGTCGCCAATCGGGTACAGGAGCTGGGTGCGGGTATTACTTTAAATAAGCATAATCTCAGTGCAACTGATTTGAGAGAGGCATTAACAGAAGTACTACACAATTCACTTTATAGACGGCAGGCTTACCTCATTGGTGAATCTTTAAGGCAGGCAGGCGGTTACAAGCGAGCTGCCGAAATGATCATGAGTTATATGGGTTCAGGCCGGGGAAGTTACACAATTTAA
- a CDS encoding multidrug effflux MFS transporter, whose product MAKSTNWNVFGLAILLGLFSTLGPFTIDMYLPAFPEIAQNMNTTASLVQFSLTACLLGLGVGQLVMGPLSDAYGRRRPLLICMAAYIICSLACAFAPNIGLLILFRFTQGFAASAGIVISRAIARDLYSGHELTKFFSLLLLVGNLGPLAAPIAGSGILSFTTWIGVFISLSFLGIFLLIMTKWSLKETHPIERRMVPDFKQQLGNYRTLLRDRKFVGYMLAQGIMTAGVFAYVAGTPFIYQNIYGVTPTVFAILFASNGISLIIGSQIVGRLAKRIPEQTLLLSGLWLALIASVAALVVTLVHGPLFALVIPLFFFVCSIGITSTAAFPLAMESQAKMAGSAAALLGVVPFLLGALVAPLVGIAGEDTAVPLGLTLLMTSIIAIVTYFLLVKKISQHTPNHAQSNADF is encoded by the coding sequence ATGGCGAAGAGCACGAATTGGAATGTTTTTGGACTAGCAATACTACTAGGTTTATTTTCTACATTAGGTCCATTTACGATTGATATGTATTTACCGGCTTTTCCGGAGATTGCACAAAATATGAATACAACGGCATCACTTGTACAATTTAGTCTTACTGCCTGTTTATTAGGACTAGGTGTAGGACAACTCGTTATGGGTCCTTTGAGTGATGCGTACGGTAGACGTAGACCATTGTTGATCTGCATGGCGGCCTACATTATTTGTTCCTTGGCATGTGCGTTTGCTCCGAATATCGGACTATTGATTTTGTTTCGTTTCACGCAAGGATTTGCGGCATCCGCTGGAATTGTCATTTCCCGTGCGATAGCTAGAGATCTGTATAGTGGACATGAACTCACTAAATTTTTCTCTTTGCTGTTGCTTGTAGGGAATTTGGGGCCTTTGGCAGCACCGATCGCGGGAAGTGGCATTCTTTCCTTCACCACATGGATTGGCGTATTTATCTCTCTTTCTTTCCTGGGGATTTTCTTATTAATCATGACAAAGTGGAGCTTAAAAGAAACACACCCTATCGAAAGACGTATGGTTCCCGACTTCAAACAGCAATTGGGTAATTACAGAACGCTTCTGCGTGACCGCAAGTTTGTAGGTTACATGCTGGCACAGGGAATCATGACGGCAGGGGTCTTTGCTTATGTGGCAGGAACACCTTTTATTTACCAAAATATATATGGTGTTACACCTACAGTATTTGCTATATTGTTTGCTTCGAACGGCATCAGCTTGATCATCGGATCTCAAATCGTGGGTCGATTGGCCAAACGTATCCCTGAGCAAACGCTTCTACTATCCGGGCTATGGCTTGCTTTAATAGCAAGTGTCGCTGCTTTAGTGGTAACTTTGGTTCATGGTCCACTTTTCGCTTTGGTCATTCCATTGTTCTTCTTTGTTTGCTCAATCGGCATTACATCTACAGCGGCATTCCCGCTGGCCATGGAAAGTCAAGCTAAGATGGCCGGAAGTGCAGCAGCACTGCTCGGCGTTGTTCCTTTTCTACTGGGTGCATTGGTTGCTCCTCTGGTCGGTATCGCAGGTGAGGACACTGCCGTCCCGTTAGGACTCACTTTGTTAATGACCAGTATTATTGCCATTGTTACTTATTTTCTACTCGTTAAAAAAATCTCGCAACATACACCTAATCATGCCCAGTCTAATGCTGACTTTTAG
- a CDS encoding MFS transporter, translating into MLVLATVAFEGLAITTIAAKMAQSLEGIHLYGWIFSAFLLSQLVGTLVMGQQIDKRGVFTSMLISFSVFVLGTVVSAVSFDMHMLIAGRALQGFGAGALITCIYTCVTLHYPDTLRTQILAAFSMAFVLPTLIGPYAAGLIASYISWRYVFWIVLPLIGIALSLTFRSFRNLQLQQDLTGPARATDSKIMYAILLAVGTGLLLTGLGMITDWKGIVLTLGGLVVMIPPMRKLLPVGTFSVQKGLPATLVSRGLYVACYFTTESFVILALTEVKGLSADLAGLIVAAGSLSWSAAAWLQAKLDARDQGRARKGRVMTGIGIMIVGTVLVILALILTDGGIILILLSQMITGFGVGLANPTTAAIALQHALPRKEGEMSANLQFVDSFYMGVSIGVGGALIALSETLQWGISTGVLIVLTLQLLWVLLSFLASLRITKLVHQEHHPINQVKDNISM; encoded by the coding sequence ATGCTGGTTCTGGCAACCGTAGCTTTCGAAGGACTGGCTATCACGACAATTGCCGCGAAAATGGCACAAAGTTTAGAGGGCATTCATTTATACGGTTGGATCTTCAGCGCATTTTTATTATCTCAGCTTGTTGGAACCTTGGTTATGGGTCAGCAGATTGACAAGCGCGGTGTTTTTACATCCATGCTGATATCTTTTAGTGTTTTTGTGTTAGGAACTGTGGTCTCCGCTGTCTCTTTCGATATGCATATGCTTATTGCCGGAAGAGCCCTTCAAGGCTTTGGAGCGGGGGCCCTGATCACATGCATTTATACCTGTGTGACATTACATTATCCAGATACACTTCGTACTCAAATCCTGGCCGCATTCTCCATGGCATTTGTCCTGCCTACCTTAATCGGACCTTATGCAGCAGGCCTTATTGCTTCCTACATCTCGTGGCGGTATGTTTTCTGGATCGTTCTACCCTTGATTGGAATAGCGCTCAGTCTCACATTCCGTTCTTTCCGTAATTTGCAGCTTCAGCAAGATCTGACAGGTCCAGCGCGAGCAACCGACTCTAAGATTATGTATGCGATTCTGCTTGCCGTTGGAACAGGGCTGTTACTCACAGGACTTGGTATGATAACCGATTGGAAAGGCATAGTGCTCACTTTGGGTGGATTAGTCGTCATGATCCCACCAATGCGCAAATTGCTGCCTGTGGGCACTTTCTCGGTACAAAAAGGATTGCCTGCTACTTTAGTTTCGAGAGGGCTATATGTTGCTTGTTATTTTACAACGGAAAGTTTTGTGATCTTGGCACTAACCGAAGTGAAGGGGTTATCAGCTGACCTTGCGGGCCTCATTGTAGCAGCAGGATCTCTCAGCTGGTCCGCCGCAGCGTGGTTACAAGCCAAGCTTGATGCACGAGATCAAGGTCGTGCCCGAAAGGGCAGAGTCATGACGGGCATTGGGATTATGATCGTTGGAACTGTACTTGTGATCCTGGCTCTTATTTTGACGGACGGCGGGATTATACTCATCCTTCTCTCACAAATGATTACAGGATTCGGTGTTGGTTTGGCCAACCCTACAACGGCAGCCATTGCTTTACAACATGCCTTGCCCAGGAAAGAGGGAGAAATGTCCGCCAATCTGCAATTTGTGGATTCCTTCTATATGGGAGTAAGCATTGGCGTTGGTGGAGCTCTGATTGCTTTGTCCGAAACGTTACAGTGGGGAATATCGACAGGTGTTTTGATCGTGTTAACACTGCAATTATTATGGGTCTTGTTAAGTTTCTTAGCATCACTACGAATTACCAAACTCGTTCATCAAGAACATCATCCAATCAACCAAGTGAAGGATAACATCTCCATGTAA